Proteins from one Actinomycetota bacterium genomic window:
- a CDS encoding cation diffusion facilitator family transporter has product MVQPGGSYKRSGARRAAAVSLAVSLVMAAAKAAVGIASGSIAVISDALHSALDAGATVLTLAAVRLADRPPDRRHPYGHGRAENLAALAESALLILAGGFIAREAVQRLMEGSSAKPPWYAVGLVAASLVVDASRARSLRKAADLHDSPALAGNAANFAADALSSIAVLAGLALARLGVPGADPVAALAVVALVWAMGVKLGLSAVHTLMDESPEGLDDRLREAASHVEGVLDVSDIRVRRSGPQTLADITIEVGRTASVERSHEIARAVEGTLAGQMPGVSATARVAPSRAGEDVTEAVLAAAARVGLADQVHNVLTIRHPEGLWLLLHAKVDPAMPLSQAHGVADELEAELRREIADVARVEVHLEPREAQDVPGTVVSDERDDLVGALRRIAESHSPIVRCHEVAVSSVDGGVHVVLHCDAPPETPIEHMHAASLRVEAEAHRRFPGVITLTIHFEPLEQ; this is encoded by the coding sequence TTGGTTCAGCCCGGGGGGTCGTACAAAAGGTCCGGGGCCAGGCGCGCAGCGGCCGTGTCGCTGGCGGTGTCGTTGGTGATGGCGGCGGCGAAGGCCGCCGTCGGCATCGCGTCCGGGTCGATCGCCGTCATCTCCGACGCTCTTCACTCGGCCCTGGACGCCGGAGCGACGGTCCTCACGCTGGCCGCGGTCCGGCTCGCCGACCGGCCCCCCGACCGCCGGCACCCGTACGGACACGGACGCGCGGAGAACCTGGCCGCGCTGGCCGAGTCCGCTCTTCTGATCCTGGCCGGGGGCTTTATCGCCAGGGAAGCCGTCCAGAGGCTGATGGAGGGCTCCTCCGCCAAGCCTCCGTGGTACGCGGTGGGGCTGGTGGCCGCGTCGCTCGTGGTCGACGCCAGCCGGGCGCGCTCACTTCGCAAGGCCGCCGATCTTCACGACAGCCCTGCGCTGGCCGGCAACGCCGCCAACTTCGCCGCCGACGCCCTGTCGTCCATAGCCGTGCTGGCGGGCCTGGCGCTGGCCAGGCTCGGGGTCCCGGGAGCCGACCCGGTAGCTGCGCTGGCGGTGGTCGCCCTGGTGTGGGCGATGGGGGTCAAGCTCGGGCTCTCGGCGGTCCACACACTCATGGACGAAAGCCCCGAGGGGCTGGACGACCGCCTGCGCGAGGCGGCGTCCCATGTGGAAGGGGTGCTGGACGTCTCGGACATCCGGGTCAGGCGGTCCGGACCGCAGACGCTGGCCGACATCACGATCGAAGTCGGACGCACCGCCTCCGTGGAGCGGTCCCACGAAATCGCGCGGGCGGTGGAGGGGACTCTCGCCGGCCAGATGCCGGGGGTGTCCGCCACTGCGCGAGTGGCCCCCTCCCGGGCCGGCGAAGACGTCACGGAAGCAGTTTTGGCCGCGGCGGCGCGGGTAGGCCTTGCCGACCAGGTCCACAACGTCCTGACGATCCGCCACCCGGAAGGGCTGTGGCTGCTGCTTCACGCCAAGGTCGATCCGGCCATGCCTCTTTCGCAGGCGCACGGCGTCGCGGACGAGCTGGAGGCCGAGCTGCGCCGGGAGATCGCGGACGTGGCTCGCGTGGAAGTCCACCTCGAGCCGAGGGAAGCCCAGGACGTCCCGGGAACGGTGGTCAGCGACGAGCGTGACGACCTCGTCGGCGCGCTCAGGAGAATCGCGGAGTCCCACTCCCCCATCGTCCGGTGCCACGAGGTTGCGGTTAGCTCCGTGGACGGTGGAGTCCACGTCGTCCTGCACTGCGACGCTCCGCCCGAGACGCCGATCGAGCACATGCACGCGGCCTCCCTGAGGGTGGAGGCCGAGGCGCACCGACGTTTTCCCGGCGTCATCACGCTCACGATCCACTTCGAGCCGCTGGAGCAATGA